A genomic window from Montipora capricornis isolate CH-2021 chromosome 8, ASM3666992v2, whole genome shotgun sequence includes:
- the LOC138060468 gene encoding uncharacterized protein — MSRSPPKRGRPPRNEKNKTILLRESTFNLWNQRKIDLGFKGNTNSEFAEFLLHSLVQCKQFEQESVRMDDGAEGKKNRTAANSRRSLIHSTPEKTEMAAVPRLSLSPVIASNIPNESNDASMPTHEEDGMETSVINQALNKLNPLYATILGHPFEGQGINMSSDSSSTDSSDDIADEISNESYKYRSEEETMSVTCG; from the exons ATGTCGCGATCTCCTCCGAAACGTGGTAGGCCACCAAGgaatgaaaaaaacaagacgATTCTGTTGCGAGAGAGCACTTTCAATCTCTGGAACCAGAGGAAGATCGATCTTGGTTTTAAGGGAAACACCAATAGCGAATTTGCGGAGTTTCTTTTACATAGTTTGGTCCAATGTAAGCAATTTGAACAAGAAAGCGTGAGAATGGATGATGGAGCAGAGGGCAAGAAGAACAGAACTGCAGCGAATA GTAGGAGATCACTTATCCATTCAACACCAGAAAAAACTGAAATGGCAGCAGTGCCTAGACTTTCCTTGTCTCCTGTTATAGCAAGCAACATACCAAATGAAAG CAATGATGCATCTATGCCGACACATGAGGAGGATGGAATGGAGACTTCAGTTATCAACCAAGCTTTAAATAAACTTAATCCATTATATGCTACCATACTGGGTCATCCATTTGAAGGCCAGGGGATAAATATGAGTTCAGATAG TTCCAGTACAGATTCCTCTGATGACATTGCTGATGAGATTTCTAATGAAAGTTACAAATATAGAAGTGAAGAAGAAACAATGTCTGT GACATGTGGTTAG